Proteins encoded in a region of the Pristis pectinata isolate sPriPec2 chromosome 16, sPriPec2.1.pri, whole genome shotgun sequence genome:
- the LOC127578854 gene encoding teashirt homolog 2 → MPRRKQQAPKRAAVYVPEEDLKTGELREGEDASPSAEELQGNGYMCTEEEEEEEEDSKGSYSYQNSPISAISNQDAECDSHISDTSDRLADFKSISSRDGQEKEEESNGETKNGQQNSLGAMRAVYASFLSDSYWSSLGFDLKQSKAERTSCKSSNESTKSSFDWHQDALSKTFQQTSSGRPVPKPNLFSSVQLYRQNNKLFGTVFTGASRFRCRECSAAYDTLVELTVHMNDTGHYQDDNHKKNLDHNSSWTKSRKRALQEMDGMHDAQKVLKCMYCGYSFDSLQDLSVHMIKTKHYQKVPLKEPMPPIGSKLVPPTKKRAQHEVNQPCSPDSTTGVAGTFTGEAQKNSNPYVSSNNRYGYQNGASYTWQFEACKSQILKCMECGSSHDTLQQLTAHMMVTGHFLKVTNSASKKGKQIVFDPLAVDKAQSVTEAPSSEIQPLAPVSKLPPDSLTPSAVEDNKNEEEKQEITEEVEKPPKDKDDCKGENPEKIFGSTLQYQYIREEDLEESSKGGGDILKSLENTVTSAINKAQTGSPSWSAYPSIHAAYQLPGIIKPVQLGTQILQVKPNLKPIAPKVRYFSVITSSQNQAVHSNNDQIKEEPISPVHEQISSKLEESNIEKKDPKLNLQSPLTLPCKKESESPIKTETLIDLPKADSPCLKDAEEVKQSFKNEPVKSDTGSPNFSLTNGCSGLTVITDHPSEHLSVSPLSALQSIMNTHLGKAAKPLNSNLDPVTMLCRLNKSLLEKSASPPSLIKPSNVADRYYYESSDQPIDLTKSKSGKTVQSNTVKPLTSIPSKHALSDIADMVKVLPKGTTPKPSTSSKMTAERLETDVRSFEDVSMEFLPVQKRKGRQSNWNPQHLLILQAQFAASLWQTGEGKYLLSDLGPQDRMHISKFTGLTMTTISHWLANVKYQLRKTGGTKFLKNLDTGHPIFYCNDCASQFRTPSTYIGHLESHLGFTMKDMAKISVQHARGEQEVSKVTSEKSMGPTVADEDTGSKFQCNLCNRTFASKHAVKLHLSKTHGKSPENHSQYVTELEEE, encoded by the coding sequence TGTATGTCCCTGAAGAAGACTTAAAGACAGGAGAACTGAGAGAAGGAGAAGATGCCAGCCCTTCTGCTGAGGAGTTACAAGGCAATGGTTACATGTGCacggaagaagaggaggaggaagaggaagacagCAAAGGCAGCTACAGCTACCAGAATTCTCCAATTAGTGCAATATCTAACCAGGATGCAGAGTGCGACTCACACATAAGTGATACCAGTGACAGATTGGCTGACTTTAAAAGTATTTCTTCCCGGGATGGGCAAGAAAAGGAAGAGGAGTCAAATGGAGAGACAAAGAATGGCCAGCAGAATAGTTTAGGAGCAATGAGAGCCGTTTATGCTAGCTTTCTATCTGATTCATATTGGTCAAGTCTCGGCTTTGACCTCAAGCAATCAAAGGCTGAAAGGACAAGTTGCAAAAGCAGCAATGAAAGCACCAAAAGTAGTTTTGATTGGCACCAAGATGCATTATCCAAAACATTTCAGCAGACGTCATCTGGCAGACCAGTGCCTAAACCAAATCTTTTCAGTTCAGTGCAGTTGTACAGGCAAAATAACAAATTGTTTGGGACAGTCTTCACGGGTGCCAGTAGGTTTCGCTGCAGAGAATGTAGTGCAGCATATGACACTTTGGTAGAACTAACCGTGCACATGAATGATACAGGCCATTACCAAGATGATAACCACAAAAAAAACTTGGACCATAACAGCAGTTGGACAAAGTCACGAAAACGGGCTTTGCAGGAAATGGATGGTATGCATGATGCCCAGAAAGTTTTAAAGTGCATGTACTGTGGTTATTCATTTGATTCCCTTCAAGACTTGAGTGTTCAtatgattaaaacaaaacattaccaGAAAGTGCCTCTGAAGGAACCAATGCCACCTATTGGATCAAAGTTAGTCCCCCCCACTAAAAAACGGGCCCAGCATGAAGTCAACCAGCCTTGTTCACCAGATTCAACAACTGGAGTTGCAGGgacattcacaggtgaagcacagAAGAATTCAAACCCCTATGTGTCATCTAACAATCGGTATGGCTATCAAAATGGTGCCAGCTATACCTGGCAATTTGAAGCTTGTAAGTCTCAAATCCTGAAGTGCATGGAATGTGGAAGCTCCCATGATACACTACAGCAGCTCACAGCTCATATGATGGTGACAGGGCACTTTCTTAAGGTAACAAACTCTGCGTCGAAAAAGGGAAAGCAGATTGTTTTTGATCCTTTGGCTGTGGACAAAGCACAATCTGTCACAGAAGCACCATCAAGTGAAATCCAACCTCTAGCACCAGTCAGCAAGTTGCCTCCAGATTCTTTAACTCCATCAGCAGTTGAAGATAACAAAAATGAAGAAGAAAAGCAAGAGATAACAGAGGAAGTGGAGAAACCACCTAAAGATAAAGACGATTGCAAAGGTGAAAACCCAGAAAAGATATTTGGTTCCACACTTCAATATCAATACATAAGAGAAGAAGATCTGGAGGAGAGTTCAAAGGGAGGTGGTGATATACTTAAATCACTTGAAAACACTGTTACTTCAGCCATTAACAAAGCCCAAACTGGGAGCCCAAGCTGGAGTGCATATCCCAGCATCCATGCTGCCTATCAGCTTCCAGGGATTATTAAACCTGTGCAACTTGGTACTCAAATATTGCAAGTTAAGCCAAACCTGAAACCAATAGCTCCAAAAGTCAGGTATTTCTCTGTAATTACAAGCAGCCAAAACCAAGCTGTTCATTCCAACAATGACCAAATTAAGGAAGAACCAATTAGCCCAGTTCACGAGCAGATTTCATCCAAGCTGGAAGAAAGCAATATCGAGAAAAAGGACCCAAAGTTAAATCTGCAGTCCCCACTCACTTTGCCATGTAAAAAGGAAAGTGAGAGTCCAATAAAAACAGAGACTCTCATTGATCTCCCAAAGGCAGACTCACCTTGTTTGAAAGATGCTGAAGAAGTGAAGCAAAGCTTCAAGAACGAGCCTGTAAAAAGCGATACAGGATCTCCAAATTTTTCATTAACCAATGGATGTTCTGGACTGACTGTCATCACAGATCACCCATCTGAACACCTTTCTGTTAGCCCACTTAGTGCATTGCAATCTATAATGAATACTcaccttggcaaagcagccaagcCCCTTAACTCAAACCTAGACCCTGTAACTATGCTTTGTAGACTAAATAAAAGCTTGTTGGAGAAATCAGCTTCACCGCCAAGTTTAATAAAGCCATCTAATGTTGCTGATAGATATTACTATGAAAGCAGTGATCAGCCAATAGATCTCACCAAATCGAAGAGTGGCAAAACCGTCCAATCAAACACGGTCAAACCTCTTACTTCAATACCTTCCAAACATGCTTTATCTGATATTGCTGATATGGTAAAGGTTCTCCCAAAGGGTACAACACCAAAACCTTCTACCTCATCAAAGATGACAGCAGAAAGGTTAGAGACTGATGTGAGGAGCTTTGAAGATGTGTCAATGGAATTTTTACCAGTTCAGAAAAGAAAAGGAAGGCAGTCAAACTGGAATCCCCAGCATCTTCTTATACTGCAGGCCCAATTTGCTGCAAGTCTGTGGCAGACAGGAGAAGGCAAATATTTATTATCTGATCTAGGTCCACAAGACCGTATGCATATTTCAAAATTTACTGGACTCACCATGACTACCATAAGTCACTGGCTTGCCAATGTAAAATATCAATTGAGAAAGACAGGTGGAACAAAATTCCTTAAGAATTTAGACACAGGGCATCCAATTTTCTACTGCAACGATTGTGCCTCCCAGTTTAGGACTCCTTCCACTTATATTGGTCATTTGGAATCCCATTTGGGCTTCACTATGAAAGATATGGCAAAAATTTCTGTACAGCATGCAAGAGGGGAGCAAGAAGTGTCAAAAGTAACATCTGAGAAGTCAATGGGACCAACTGTAGCAGATGAGGacacaggcagcaagttccagtgtAATCTGTGCAATCGAACTTTTGCTAGCAAGCATGCAGTAAAACTGCATCTCAGCAAAACACATGGGAAGTCACCAGAGAATCATTCGCAGTATGTAACTGAACTAGAGGAAGAGTAG